GTAAGCAATTTTGTTTGGTAAGTAGCTGTTAATCTTTTCACAAAAATACCGATATATAAATGAAGAACTCACAAACCGGAAAAGGATGAGAATTGTGGATGTAAAAATATTGAATGCGTATCTCAAAGGACTGACAACTGTACTAGGTTCATTAGGAATTAATATACAGCGTAAAGACGTACAACTACAAAGATCCCCTTATACCTACAGTCAGTCCCATCGAGTTGTTTCCCAAATAACGGGTGATGTTACAGGTGACATTATTATTGGTATGGAGGAAGAGGCTCTTAGTGTTTTACTTCAATCCTTCAGCATTCCGCTAGACATGGTCGATGACGAAATGAAACGAAGTGTACTTGAAGAATTCGCAGATATGGTAAGAGGACATGCCATTACTAGTTATCAAGCAATCGACGCTCAAGTTGAGTTTACGAATGTTGGTCTGCTCAAAAATATTTACTCAGTTGATACCTTCCCCCAGCAGGAGCAAAGCTTGAGTGTACATATTCTAGTTAACGAAGAATTCCCAATCCATATTGACTTTGTTTTACAGCAAATCCCAGCATAATCAGCACAAAAAACGAAACCCTCTAAATATGATTTAGAGGGTTATAAACGCATCAATCTATCTTTATATACGATTTGTCTGCGCTTATTTTGGAGCATTGCTCCCTTTCCATAAAGACATAAGATTTCCTTCGATATGAACACGCTCCTTGAACCTTATCCCATATCTTAGCCAGACAATTCGGGCATCTATATCGTTGACGTTTTACCTCTATTTTTCTTGGTTCACCATCTACAATGTCATCGAATATCTGTATGCGGGATTCTGTCCTGTGAAACTTTTGGTTTCTACATATAGAGCATCTTTTAGGAGGTTCGGTGTAAATATTTATATGTAACCACACTCCTTATCGAAGTCTTTGATCGTAGGATATTATATAATAATCATTTTTAATCTACTACACAAAAGTTAACGAAACTGTAATTCTGCCTTAATTTTACATTATGTTAAAAATTTCAATTCCATTTACATCTAAAAGGTAGGCTAACATAAAAAAGACGTGCATGGGATACTTTCCCCTTACACGTCATTACCATAGTACTACCTCTACCTTCTATACTTTTTACTTAAAAATCTACTTTTTATCTACTATAATACTCCGTGTGAATTGCTCCGTTTAAGCTCACAAGCAGTCTTAGCCAGTCTACAATTTTTTGGGAGGGTCTAATCTTACAGGATCCACCATCACAGTGATACCACTAGACTCTCTTTTTATCGAAATTTTTACTCCATCAACTTTCATTTCTTCTGAAGACTTAGCAGTGCCTCCACCTGTAAGTAATTGATCTAGCTGAGTTGACCAGACAATGCCTGTAGCTTCAATCATCGCCTTAATGGTAGGAAAATCGGGAGTCCCCTGAAACATCAGGCCATCAATCGTTTTTCCGTCACTCTTTAGCATTACACTTACCCATTTAGCTTCTTCTTTGGTATATTTCTGTTTTTTGGGATAATAGAATCGATAAAAATTGGTTTTCTTTTCTACTTCAAGAGTAAAAGGTAAAACCTTAATGCCTTTCCCTGCTAACTCTGTTTTCAATTTGTTATAACGATTGAGATATTCATCTGTGGTCATCTGTTTATATGTACCCGTTTTTTTTCCCTCTTCTAATTCTAAATTCGGCTGCGGACTAGTAGGAAGCGGAAGATTCTTGTTTTCAATCGAAGCATCCGTCTTTTCATTAACCCCAAACACCGCTAGCCCAGTTACTAAAAACAATGCTACTCCCAAAGCTACGTACTTTTTCAAAATAATCCCTCCTTAAATTTTCACATATTGATAATTCAAATATTTTATCTTCCATAAATACAGTTAGGAAGCTAAAATCAAATGTACAATTTTTATGTCCGCTTTTCGATACGCCGTTTAAAAAACGATGGTTGCCATGCTTGCATGATTGAAGTTCGGGAAAGCGTATATAGAACAAGCGCTATCCAAATGCAAACAAAGCTTAAAAGGTGGCTATCTGTAAACGACTCTTTATATATAAATACCGCAATCGCCAATTGGATCGTAGGGGCTAGGTATTGAATGAAGCCTAATGTAGAAAGGGAAATACGTTGTGCCGCTGAAGCAAATGCAAGAAGCGGCATTGCCGTAGCTATTCCCGAACCTATGAGCAATAAATCCGTTCCCCAGTCTGCCATGCCAAACGACCCAACACCCTGACTTTGTAACCAGCAGATATATACAAACGAAATCAGGGCAACCGGAACCGTCTCTAGTGTTAATGAAGTAATCGAGTCTGTTTGAATCAGCTTCTTAACGACACCATAAATACCAAATGACAATGCTAAAGAAAGAGAAATCCAAGGAAGCTGTCCAAAATTAATAGCCATCCAGCATACGCCTACTGCCGCAAAAAGTAACGAAATAAGTTGCCAGAAATCTAATCGTTCTCGGAAAAATAGCATCCCTAACGCAACATTAAGTAGAGGATTAATATAGTATCCCAGACTTGTCTCTACAATATGACCGGAATTGACTGCCCATATGTAAATCATCCAGTTCGCACTAATTAAGACGGAAGCAAGTAAAAAAAGCAGTAGACTCCTAGGTTTCTTCATAAATTCCATAACCCGTTTCCACTTCTTGCTTAGTCCTACTAGCACGATGGAAAAAATCATTGACCATAAAATGCGATGAGCTAAAATCTCTCCCGGTGGTATAAAACTGACACTTTTCCAATAAATTGGCAGGAAGCCCCACATGGCATATGCCGCTATTGCATAAAGAATTCCTACTCTCTGTTCATTCTGCATGATTCTCCATCTCTTTCCTTATTGAATTGTTCCTAATCATACAAGAATTCACATTTTATATCAAAGAAGTTTTGGAGGAAATGACACTTACTTGTTTATGCTTTCGAAAAATTGACTAAATTTTTGCAACATCTACATTATATAGCCTCCTTTCACCGTGATCCACTAGCTTTGTAAAACATTCACGTTCAGAGTTGCCTATATTAAACAGTAAATTGATAGTATATTAAAATTCTTTCACTCATTATTATATAAAAGGTTTCCAACAGTTTTGATTTTACACCTCTGTTGGAAACCTTTTATTATTTTACAAATTAAATATTTTACATCAAGTTTTTATTTAGGATAATAAGCAAAGCCCGGATATGTAACAACCGGCCACTTCTCCTTGCGTAATGCACTCAATAGTTCAGAATCAACTTGCAAATTATCCTTAACCAGATCACGGGGAGTAAGTGCCATCCATTGATTTAGAGACATATCGACAAATCGATCGCTTTTAAATATCTCCAAGAACCACAATGTTTGCTCACCGGTATTCTGAATATAATGTCCATACGCAAATGGAACATAGCCCACATCACCAGCTCTGTAATCAAATGTACGTGCTGCACCGTCTCCCGCAAATACAGTCATTCTTCCTTCACCAGTGACTATTCTTTCGCGAAACTAAAACCAAGAACCGCATAAAATGCACTTTTATACCGTTTGGCGCAACGCGTTTTAACATGAAAATCAATATTTAAATGAAAAAACGGTATCAAGAGTGGTATCACGTCACTTCAAAATGGTAGAGGGGCTTATTCCTTTTTCAACTCCTCTATTTTCTCTATCCTTGAGCATAGTTCGTGCTGCCATCCCGTGTCGTTGGTCATACTGGCGATCAAGGATAAGTTTTTGAGTTTTGCAATCTCCCAAGCTCTTTGAGCGTTTGTACTCAAGCAATGACTCATTTCTGTCATTTCCGAGTCGGTAAGCTCCCCTGTCTTATTGATAAACCAAAGCTCTGCCATACGTTGGTGAACGATCCACATCTGCACCAGCTCCTTAATCTTAAACATACGGTATATGCACAGTTAACTTTGATTTTACATGTCCAACTGTGATTTTTTTCTGTCCCAAATTTGTTCAACTGTCCATTGCTTTTGTAATCCCTGTTCAGCAGCTCGTGCATTCAATACATCTACTATGTCGTAAGCCAACGCTAGATTAGGCATTGACTTATTCCTCGCAAGGCTTGTGATGGTATTTCGGCTAACTCCAAGTATATCAGCCAACTCCTGCTGCGACATGTCCAACATGATTAGGATCGTTTTTAGATAGCAGATCATAAAATCACCCCATTCTCACTTCACTATCGGGCTTGTCGAATCCTTTAGCGAG
This is a stretch of genomic DNA from Brevibacillus laterosporus DSM 25. It encodes these proteins:
- a CDS encoding DUF7667 family protein, encoding MWIVHQRMAELWFINKTGELTDSEMTEMSHCLSTNAQRAWEIAKLKNLSLIASMTNDTGWQHELCSRIEKIEELKKE
- the rarD gene encoding EamA family transporter RarD, yielding MQNEQRVGILYAIAAYAMWGFLPIYWKSVSFIPPGEILAHRILWSMIFSIVLVGLSKKWKRVMEFMKKPRSLLLFLLASVLISANWMIYIWAVNSGHIVETSLGYYINPLLNVALGMLFFRERLDFWQLISLLFAAVGVCWMAINFGQLPWISLSLALSFGIYGVVKKLIQTDSITSLTLETVPVALISFVYICWLQSQGVGSFGMADWGTDLLLIGSGIATAMPLLAFASAAQRISLSTLGFIQYLAPTIQLAIAVFIYKESFTDSHLLSFVCIWIALVLYTLSRTSIMQAWQPSFFKRRIEKRT
- a CDS encoding helix-turn-helix transcriptional regulator gives rise to the protein MICYLKTILIMLDMSQQELADILGVSRNTITSLARNKSMPNLALAYDIVDVLNARAAEQGLQKQWTVEQIWDRKKSQLDM